Proteins encoded in a region of the Azospirillum thiophilum genome:
- a CDS encoding type II toxin-antitoxin system RelE/ParE family toxin has product MIKTFADKRTVALFVDAPAKGVPADVRKRARQKLMALHAAQTIDDLRVPPANRLEALKGSRAGQHSVRVNDQWRLCFVWDDGDAYDVEFCDYH; this is encoded by the coding sequence ATGATCAAGACCTTCGCCGACAAGCGGACCGTGGCGCTTTTCGTGGATGCTCCGGCGAAGGGCGTTCCGGCGGATGTGCGCAAGCGGGCGCGGCAGAAGCTGATGGCGTTGCACGCCGCGCAGACCATCGACGATCTCCGCGTCCCACCGGCGAACCGCTTGGAGGCGTTGAAGGGATCGCGGGCGGGCCAGCACAGCGTCCGGGTCAATGACCAATGGCGGTTGTGCTTCGTCTGGGACGACGGCGACGCCTACGACGTTGAATTCTGCGATTACCATTGA
- a CDS encoding IS1595 family transposase has translation MLRLSDTEAETVFAAIRWPETNGRPVCPACDCDAVYDCRRPSGAPRWRCKRCRKDFSLTSGTLFAFHKLALRMYLAAVVIFVNEVKGKGALPLSRDLGVQYKTAFVLGHKIREAMAAESRGVVIGGAGKAAEIDGAYFGGHVRPENRKAERKDRRLAINQTGKRRCVVTIRERDGRTLTGVFPSEDAAGSFIRSRVAKGTEVHADESSAWNDLHARYPMHRINHQDAYSQDGACTNGAESFFSRIRRGEIGHHHHISGLYLHRYANEAAFREDHRRTSNGEQFRVVVGLVTKTGPSVDFCGYWQRAHAA, from the coding sequence GTGCTGCGCCTGTCGGACACGGAAGCCGAGACGGTGTTCGCGGCGATCCGCTGGCCGGAGACGAACGGGCGTCCCGTGTGCCCGGCGTGCGATTGTGATGCGGTGTACGACTGCCGCCGGCCGAGCGGTGCGCCTCGCTGGCGCTGCAAGCGGTGCCGCAAAGACTTCTCCCTCACCTCGGGCACGCTGTTCGCCTTCCACAAGCTGGCGCTCCGGATGTACCTCGCCGCCGTGGTGATCTTCGTCAACGAGGTGAAGGGCAAGGGCGCGCTGCCGCTGTCGCGCGACCTGGGCGTCCAGTACAAGACGGCGTTCGTGCTGGGCCACAAGATCCGCGAAGCGATGGCGGCCGAGAGCCGCGGTGTCGTCATCGGCGGCGCGGGCAAGGCGGCGGAGATCGATGGGGCCTACTTCGGCGGCCACGTCCGCCCGGAGAACCGCAAGGCGGAGCGCAAGGACCGCCGGCTGGCCATCAACCAGACCGGCAAGCGCCGGTGTGTCGTCACCATCCGCGAGCGCGACGGCCGCACCCTGACCGGCGTGTTCCCGTCCGAGGACGCCGCCGGCAGCTTCATCCGCTCGCGCGTCGCCAAGGGCACCGAAGTGCATGCGGACGAGTCCAGCGCCTGGAACGACCTGCACGCCCGCTACCCGATGCACCGCATCAACCACCAGGACGCCTACAGCCAGGACGGCGCCTGCACCAACGGGGCGGAATCTTTCTTCTCGCGCATCCGCCGCGGGGAGATCGGGCACCATCATCACATCTCGGGCCTCTACCTGCACCGCTACGCCAATGAGGCCGCGTTCCGAGAGGATCATCGCCGGACCAGCAACGGCGAGCAGTTCCGCGTCGTGGTCGGGCTGGTGACGAAGACCGGCCCGTCGGTCGATTTCTGCGGCTACTGGCAGCGCGCTCACGCGGCGTGA
- a CDS encoding ProQ/FINO family protein has protein sequence MKMLTTPPLADDTPGTPVADDADKRLAVAARMSYLLNRMTPDRLRLVLTEAERIVAEDDAAAGTKRRTGLRADRRALAVAFPACFNPPKSKAPKRPLKIGITADIVARGVTGEDGQPLSRKRIERAVRDYCLGTKYDAALIPGAIRIDLDGNPAGSVSASHAASRRREEG, from the coding sequence ATGAAGATGCTCACCACCCCGCCCTTGGCGGACGACACCCCCGGAACGCCTGTTGCGGACGATGCGGACAAGCGCCTCGCCGTCGCCGCCCGCATGTCCTACCTCCTGAACCGCATGACCCCGGACCGCTTGCGGCTGGTTCTGACCGAGGCCGAACGGATCGTGGCGGAGGACGATGCCGCCGCCGGAACGAAGCGCCGCACCGGCCTGCGCGCCGACCGCCGCGCCCTGGCCGTCGCCTTCCCCGCCTGCTTCAACCCGCCGAAGTCCAAGGCGCCCAAGCGCCCGCTGAAGATCGGCATCACCGCCGACATCGTCGCCCGCGGCGTCACCGGCGAGGACGGCCAGCCGCTGTCCCGCAAGCGGATCGAGCGGGCGGTGCGCGATTACTGCCTGGGCACCAAGTATGACGCCGCCCTGATCCCTGGCGCCATCCGCATCGACCTGGACGGAAACCCGGCCGGCTCGGTGTCGGCCAGCCACGCGGCCAGCCGCCGGCGGGAGGAGGGCTGA
- a CDS encoding site-specific integrase: protein MTQAPAVWLPEKGDARDRHLTRSDIARLLWAARRSPRGRLHLPLFILIAFYTGARRTAILQLQWQPNTSGGWVDLDRGVIDFKGGARRTKKRRAAIPIPDRLLTFLRYARRRTKQYVIEFEGDPIRDPKKALGTAGRAAGLGSVFSHLLKHSAVTYLVKCGVPLWHVSEWTGTSVETLQRHYGHHAPDYLNKVREALR, encoded by the coding sequence ATGACCCAGGCGCCGGCTGTCTGGCTGCCGGAAAAGGGCGATGCGCGAGACAGGCACCTGACCCGCAGCGACATCGCCCGGCTGCTGTGGGCTGCCAGGCGGTCGCCGCGCGGGCGGCTTCACCTGCCGCTGTTCATCCTGATCGCCTTCTATACGGGTGCGCGCCGGACGGCGATCCTGCAGCTCCAGTGGCAGCCGAACACCTCCGGCGGATGGGTCGACCTCGACCGCGGCGTCATCGACTTCAAGGGCGGGGCGCGGCGGACGAAGAAGCGCCGCGCCGCCATCCCGATCCCGGACCGGCTGCTGACCTTCCTGCGCTACGCCCGGCGGCGGACGAAGCAATACGTGATCGAGTTCGAGGGGGATCCGATCCGGGATCCGAAGAAGGCGCTCGGAACGGCCGGCCGCGCCGCCGGTCTCGGCTCAGTCTTCAGCCACCTCCTGAAGCACTCGGCCGTGACGTATCTGGTGAAATGCGGCGTGCCGCTCTGGCACGTATCGGAGTGGACCGGAACGTCGGTGGAGACGCTGCAGCGCCACTATGGGCACCACGCCCCAGACTATCTGAACAAGGTCCGGGAGGCACTGCGGTGA
- a CDS encoding HigA family addiction module antitoxin — translation MAIRIEDVEAGLIDLGDVTDPAGEPVGPVHPGDILKHDFLDPLGLSVYALANALGVARTRLNDIVLGRRAVTAETALRLARYFGTSPGFWMTLQAQYELEVAKRDLGTRVESEVHPRAA, via the coding sequence ATGGCCATTCGGATCGAGGATGTTGAGGCCGGCCTGATCGACCTTGGCGACGTGACCGACCCGGCCGGCGAGCCGGTCGGCCCGGTGCATCCCGGCGACATCCTGAAGCACGACTTCCTCGACCCGCTGGGGCTTAGCGTCTACGCGCTGGCCAACGCGCTGGGCGTCGCCCGCACCCGGCTGAACGACATCGTGCTCGGCCGCCGGGCCGTGACGGCGGAGACCGCCCTGCGACTGGCGCGCTATTTCGGCACCTCGCCCGGCTTCTGGATGACGCTCCAGGCGCAGTACGAGCTGGAGGTCGCCAAGCGGGATCTCGGCACCCGCGTCGAGAGCGAGGTTCATCCACGCGCGGCGTAG
- the tnpB gene encoding IS66 family insertion sequence element accessory protein TnpB (TnpB, as the term is used for proteins encoded by IS66 family insertion elements, is considered an accessory protein, since TnpC, encoded by a neighboring gene, is a DDE family transposase.) — protein MAVSGLLQRLADGADGIGEAVLHGPRRPEVGAVLQQGVELDGDSGQQLGEAARRLRLVKAGREFKACCPFHDEKSPSFFINDRKGFFHCFGCGAHGDVIDLLRRLDGLDFAAAVEALSGERPALRRNTALEFERRMMAATEEYTAAEGRGWEPDEDERARMEHARAIWFNARPIAGTVAETYLRWRGIRLAPGSACRQPLPGRGVGVCAGGAGHHAAPSRSEGTPGHRSADRRCGGARAGRHGQRHRQGGAARGEGVAVIGIEGAVRVLVAAKPVDFRKGMDGLAALVQQQLGADPFSGVVYVFRSKRADRVKLPDLCSIRHYDRRVSTNHELDDSQRSRGRVDSGNHRVGDRHAPSHQKPALPSQRRGAHAVAGDRAAPVGHGSRDGVRGDPLAGDERASRVPGVRL, from the coding sequence GTGGCCGTATCCGGTCTCCTCCAGCGTCTCGCGGATGGAGCGGACGGCATCGGTGAGGCCGTCCTTCATGGCCCGCGGCGTCCGGAAGTTGGCGCGGTCCTTCAGCAGGGCGTCGAGCTTGATGGCGACAGCGGCCAGCAGCTCGGCGAAGCGGCCAGGCGCCTGCGGCTGGTCAAGGCCGGGCGTGAGTTCAAGGCCTGCTGCCCCTTCCATGACGAGAAGTCGCCGAGCTTCTTCATCAACGACCGCAAGGGCTTCTTCCACTGCTTCGGCTGCGGGGCGCACGGCGACGTGATCGACCTGCTGCGCCGGCTGGACGGGCTGGACTTCGCCGCCGCGGTCGAGGCTCTGTCCGGCGAGCGCCCGGCGCTCCGCCGCAACACCGCCCTGGAATTCGAGCGCCGCATGATGGCGGCCACCGAGGAATACACCGCCGCCGAGGGCAGGGGGTGGGAACCGGACGAGGACGAGCGCGCCCGTATGGAGCATGCGCGCGCCATCTGGTTCAACGCCCGGCCCATCGCCGGCACCGTCGCCGAGACCTATCTGCGCTGGCGCGGCATCCGCCTGGCGCCGGGAAGCGCGTGCCGCCAACCGCTTCCAGGAAGAGGGGTTGGTGTTTGCGCCGGTGGTGCTGGACACCACGCCGCCCCCAGCCGCAGCGAAGGAACTCCCGGCCATCGAAGTGCAGATCGGCGATGCGGTGGTGCGCGTGCCGGCCGGCATGGACAGCGCCACCGTCAAGGCGGTGCTGCGCGCGGTGAGGGCGTCGCGGTGATCGGCATCGAGGGCGCGGTGCGGGTTCTTGTCGCCGCCAAGCCGGTCGATTTCCGCAAGGGTATGGATGGTTTGGCCGCCTTGGTGCAGCAGCAACTGGGGGCGGATCCCTTCAGCGGGGTCGTCTACGTCTTCCGCTCCAAGCGAGCCGACCGGGTGAAACTCCCGGACTTATGTAGCATCCGCCACTATGACCGGCGGGTGAGCACAAATCATGAACTTGATGATTCACAACGGAGTCGTGGCCGGGTAGACTCGGGCAATCACCGTGTCGGAGATCGCCATGCCCCGTCGCACCAAAAGCCAGCACTTCCTTCTCAGCGCCGCGGCGCGCACGCTGTCGCTGGCGACCGTGCTGCGCCTGTCGGACACGGAAGCCGAGACGGTGTTCGCGGCGATCCGCTGGCCGGAGACGAACGGGCGTCCCGTGTGCCCGGCGTGCGATTGTGA